Proteins encoded by one window of Kribbella flavida DSM 17836:
- a CDS encoding short-chain dehydrogenase/reductase, which translates to MAGKVVLITGASRGIGAAVARRLASEGDKPALVGLEPDELKRVAEDCGPEASWWEADVTDVDSLRTAVEGIAERYGRIDVVVANAGIAAPGFTRSMDPAVWERVLDVNLYGVWRTVQLTLPHLLASKGYLLLVSSLAAVIHIPGLASYNTAKAGVEAMGNSLRTELRHLGVRVGVAHMTFVDTDMVRGVDEHPVFGTVRSGLRLAGRVYPLELAVEKFTAGIRKRSRVVHVPGWIGPLKIFRALIPHVVELGSRFSVPKADRAALADIEARGAAVSSRASGAGGLADTEKSKAAR; encoded by the coding sequence ATGGCCGGCAAGGTCGTACTCATCACCGGCGCGTCCCGGGGAATCGGTGCCGCGGTGGCCCGGCGGCTGGCGAGCGAGGGGGACAAGCCGGCGCTGGTCGGCCTGGAGCCCGACGAGCTGAAGCGCGTCGCCGAGGACTGCGGGCCGGAGGCGAGCTGGTGGGAGGCCGACGTCACCGACGTGGACTCCTTGCGCACGGCGGTCGAGGGCATCGCCGAGCGGTACGGCCGGATCGACGTGGTGGTCGCGAACGCCGGCATCGCCGCGCCCGGCTTCACCCGGAGCATGGACCCGGCTGTCTGGGAGCGCGTTCTCGACGTGAACCTGTACGGCGTCTGGCGAACCGTGCAGCTGACCCTGCCGCATCTGCTGGCGAGCAAGGGGTACCTGCTGCTGGTGTCCTCCCTCGCAGCAGTCATCCACATTCCCGGCCTCGCTTCGTACAACACCGCCAAGGCGGGCGTGGAGGCGATGGGCAACAGCCTGCGGACCGAGTTGCGGCACCTCGGCGTGCGGGTCGGCGTCGCCCACATGACCTTCGTGGACACCGACATGGTGCGCGGCGTCGACGAGCACCCGGTCTTCGGCACCGTGCGGTCCGGGCTCCGGCTGGCCGGCCGGGTCTATCCCCTGGAGCTCGCGGTCGAGAAGTTCACTGCGGGCATCAGGAAGCGCTCTCGCGTCGTTCACGTTCCGGGCTGGATCGGTCCGCTGAAGATCTTCCGCGCGCTCATCCCGCATGTCGTCGAGCTCGGCAGCCGGTTCTCGGTGCCGAAGGCGGATCGCGCCGCGCTCGCGGACATCGAAGCCCGCGGTGCTGCCGTCTCCTCCCGGGCGTCCGGAGCAGGCGGTCTGGCTGACACCGAGAAGTCGAAGGCGGCGCGCTGA
- a CDS encoding CPBP family intramembrane glutamic endopeptidase, which produces MPDGRQLPGEPGFWSPEQPPPWPGYQPAGHQLPAANHPPAGQQGWAGQQPPYGQPPNAPAPYGQQYGQPPQGPPYGPGPYGPPPGQPPYGPGQYGPAPYGPMPYGMRPPEPRHLPAPPGTPFHQLARNPKHTWWRPLVGTGVLVAIAFFLTAAVLVIWSVVHGVISGDVPDPQGDQIFPNDTENLALTLVMLAVLTPAVAFTAWVIQRRPPWSIASVLNRVRWKWLLLCCLPALGYLALSYVLGLLVEQIFPTADPIPADEGSWVGFAAFVGPAVLILLLVPFQASAEEFVFRGWLIQTVGAYAPQGEGRNGFTRIAGRVLRTPWPALVVTSVLFVSAHGYTGWAMADIFLFAMTVGWLTVRTGGLEAAIAIHTLNNLLAFLLPAATGQLDGWADQGGAPWTVLAVDIPCLAFFAVSVVWLAKRRRVAQLSA; this is translated from the coding sequence GTGCCGGACGGACGGCAGTTGCCCGGTGAGCCGGGATTCTGGTCGCCTGAGCAGCCGCCGCCGTGGCCTGGTTACCAGCCGGCGGGCCACCAGCTGCCGGCGGCCAACCACCCGCCGGCGGGCCAGCAGGGGTGGGCGGGTCAGCAGCCGCCCTACGGCCAGCCACCGAACGCGCCGGCGCCGTACGGGCAGCAGTACGGGCAGCCGCCGCAGGGGCCGCCGTACGGGCCGGGCCCCTACGGACCGCCGCCGGGGCAACCGCCCTACGGACCCGGCCAGTACGGCCCTGCGCCGTACGGGCCGATGCCGTACGGGATGCGACCACCGGAGCCGCGACACCTGCCGGCGCCGCCCGGTACGCCGTTCCACCAGCTCGCGCGCAACCCCAAGCACACCTGGTGGCGGCCGTTGGTCGGCACCGGCGTGCTTGTGGCGATCGCCTTCTTCCTGACCGCGGCCGTGCTGGTCATCTGGTCGGTCGTGCACGGAGTGATCAGCGGCGACGTCCCGGACCCACAGGGCGACCAGATCTTCCCGAACGACACCGAGAACCTCGCCCTGACCCTGGTCATGCTCGCCGTGCTCACACCGGCTGTCGCATTCACCGCTTGGGTGATCCAGCGCCGCCCACCGTGGAGCATCGCCTCGGTGCTGAACCGGGTGCGCTGGAAGTGGCTGCTGCTGTGCTGCCTCCCCGCCCTCGGGTACCTGGCGCTCTCCTACGTCCTCGGTCTGCTGGTCGAGCAGATCTTCCCCACCGCCGACCCGATCCCGGCCGACGAGGGGTCCTGGGTCGGGTTCGCGGCGTTCGTCGGCCCGGCCGTGCTGATCCTGCTGCTGGTGCCCTTCCAGGCGAGTGCGGAGGAGTTCGTGTTCCGCGGCTGGCTCATCCAGACCGTCGGCGCCTACGCGCCGCAGGGGGAGGGCCGCAACGGCTTCACCCGGATCGCCGGACGCGTACTGCGGACGCCGTGGCCGGCCTTGGTCGTCACCAGCGTGCTCTTCGTCTCCGCGCACGGCTACACCGGCTGGGCGATGGCCGACATCTTCCTGTTCGCGATGACGGTCGGCTGGCTGACCGTGCGGACCGGCGGTCTGGAGGCCGCCATCGCGATCCACACGCTGAACAACCTGCTCGCCTTCCTGTTGCCGGCAGCAACTGGCCAGCTCGACGGCTGGGCCGACCAGGGCGGCGCGCCGTGGACGGTCCTGGCGGTCGACATCCCGTGCCTGGCGTTCTTCGCCGTCAGCGTCGTCTGGCTGGCGAAGCGCCGTCGGGTGGCTCAGCTGAGCGCCTGA
- the xth gene encoding exodeoxyribonuclease III produces the protein MLKVATVNVNGVRAAYRRGMAPWLERTDPELLLLQEVRATDEVLRDHLGGDWQLVHAEPVTEGSKGRAGVAVASRRPIKAERTDIGPERFTGCGRWVEADVVLDDGSTLTAVSTYVFTGEFETPPRQEEKYAFLDAITVRLTELRADGRHVLMCGDLNIAHREVDLKAWKANRKKSGFLPEERAWLDRLFEAGWVDLGRRFGGDGPGPYSWWSWRGKAFDNDAGWRIDYQIASPELAAAATGCTVDRAPTYAERWSDHAPVVATYEI, from the coding sequence GTGCTGAAGGTTGCCACGGTGAACGTGAACGGGGTCCGAGCGGCGTACCGGCGGGGTATGGCGCCGTGGCTGGAGCGGACGGATCCGGAACTGCTGCTGCTCCAGGAGGTTCGCGCCACCGACGAGGTGCTGCGCGACCACCTCGGCGGCGACTGGCAGCTCGTGCACGCCGAGCCGGTGACCGAGGGCAGCAAAGGCCGGGCCGGAGTCGCCGTGGCGAGTCGCCGGCCGATCAAGGCGGAGCGCACCGACATCGGCCCGGAGCGGTTCACCGGCTGCGGCCGGTGGGTCGAGGCCGACGTGGTGCTCGACGACGGGTCGACCCTCACCGCGGTCAGTACCTATGTCTTCACCGGCGAGTTCGAGACTCCACCGCGGCAGGAGGAGAAGTACGCGTTCCTGGACGCGATCACCGTGCGACTGACCGAGTTGCGGGCCGACGGACGGCATGTGCTGATGTGCGGCGACCTGAACATCGCACACCGCGAGGTCGACCTGAAGGCCTGGAAAGCGAACCGGAAGAAGAGCGGTTTCCTGCCCGAGGAACGGGCCTGGCTGGACCGGTTGTTCGAGGCCGGGTGGGTCGACCTGGGCCGCCGGTTCGGCGGCGACGGGCCCGGGCCGTACTCCTGGTGGTCCTGGCGCGGCAAGGCGTTCGACAACGACGCCGGCTGGCGGATCGACTACCAGATCGCCTCCCCCGAGCTGGCCGCCGCGGCGACCGGCTGCACCGTCGACCGTGCTCCCACCTACGCCGAACGCTGGAGCGACCACGCCCCGGTCGTGGCCACCTACGAGATCTGA
- a CDS encoding S9 family peptidase, which translates to MSESKPPVAARKPIERTHHGDTFVDDYEWLRDKTDEQVLDHLRAENAYTEARTAHLESLREAIFGEISERTLQTDLSVPARRGGYWYYSRTVEGKQYAISCRVKAEGDQPPATDGDIPGEEVLLDGNEVAGDSEFFSLGTVDVSPDGRLLAYSVDLKGDERFTLRIKDLATGELLPDELPEVHYGSAWSADGSTIFYTKVDDAWRPYQVWRHPLGASEDVLVKEEADERFWVGVDLTRNEQAIQISLGSKLTSEVWLLDADDPAGEPVVVAPRREGVEYDVEHAGDQLLIVHNADAANFSLATAPLDSPGDWTTLIEGDESSRLLGVDAFAGHVILYRRRNALTELAIMRRENTGNAESASFGAPEVLTFDEPIYTVSPGRNDEWHDTRYRFGYTSLVTPGSTYDVDVATGERRLLKQQPVLGDVDLGAYTQYREWATAADGTQVPVSLVARKDVAKDGNAPVVLYGYGSYESSMDPWFSIPRLSLLDRGVVFAIAHVRGGGELGRHWYDNGKTLTKRNTFTDFVAVAEHLVKDGWTRPERIVAQGGSAGGLLMGAVANLAPQAFGGIVAEVPFVDALTTILDPSLPLTVIEWEEWGNPLEDAEVYEYMKSYSPYENVTAQQYPRILAITSLNDTRVFFVEPAKWVAKLRATATGDVDILLKTEMEAGHGGRSGRYDAWREVAFTLAWELDTLGLA; encoded by the coding sequence ATGTCCGAGTCGAAACCCCCCGTCGCCGCCCGCAAGCCGATCGAACGTACCCACCACGGAGACACCTTCGTGGACGACTACGAGTGGCTGCGGGACAAGACCGACGAGCAGGTGCTGGACCACCTGCGCGCCGAGAACGCCTACACCGAGGCCCGCACCGCCCACCTGGAGTCGTTGCGTGAGGCAATCTTCGGTGAGATCTCCGAGCGCACCCTGCAGACCGACCTGAGCGTGCCCGCCCGGCGCGGCGGCTACTGGTACTACAGCCGCACGGTCGAGGGCAAGCAGTACGCGATCAGCTGCCGGGTCAAGGCCGAGGGCGACCAGCCGCCGGCCACCGACGGCGACATCCCGGGCGAGGAGGTGCTGCTCGACGGCAACGAGGTGGCCGGCGACTCGGAGTTCTTCTCGCTCGGCACCGTCGACGTCTCCCCCGACGGCCGGCTGCTGGCCTACTCGGTCGACCTGAAGGGCGACGAGCGGTTCACCCTGCGGATCAAGGACCTGGCGACCGGTGAGCTGCTGCCGGACGAGCTGCCCGAGGTGCACTACGGTTCCGCTTGGTCCGCCGACGGCTCGACCATCTTCTACACGAAGGTCGACGACGCCTGGCGCCCGTACCAGGTCTGGCGGCACCCGCTCGGCGCGTCCGAGGACGTCCTGGTGAAGGAGGAGGCCGACGAGCGGTTCTGGGTCGGCGTCGACCTGACCCGCAACGAGCAGGCGATCCAGATCAGCCTCGGCAGCAAGCTGACCAGCGAGGTCTGGCTGCTCGACGCCGACGATCCGGCCGGGGAGCCGGTCGTCGTCGCGCCCCGCCGCGAGGGCGTCGAGTACGACGTGGAGCACGCCGGTGACCAGCTGCTGATCGTGCACAACGCCGACGCCGCGAACTTCTCCCTGGCGACTGCGCCGCTGGACTCCCCCGGCGACTGGACCACGCTGATCGAGGGCGACGAGTCGAGCCGGCTGCTCGGCGTCGACGCGTTCGCCGGCCACGTCATTCTCTACCGTCGCCGCAACGCGCTCACCGAGCTGGCGATCATGCGCCGGGAGAACACCGGAAACGCGGAGAGCGCTTCCTTCGGCGCTCCCGAGGTGCTCACCTTCGACGAGCCGATCTACACCGTGTCGCCGGGCCGCAACGACGAGTGGCACGACACCCGCTACCGCTTCGGTTACACCTCCCTGGTCACGCCCGGCTCGACGTACGACGTGGACGTCGCGACCGGTGAACGCCGTCTGCTCAAGCAGCAGCCGGTGCTCGGCGACGTCGACCTCGGCGCCTACACGCAGTACCGGGAGTGGGCGACGGCGGCCGACGGGACCCAGGTCCCGGTCTCGCTGGTCGCCCGCAAGGACGTCGCCAAGGACGGCAACGCGCCGGTCGTTCTCTACGGCTACGGCTCGTACGAGTCGTCGATGGACCCGTGGTTCTCGATCCCGCGGCTGTCGCTGCTGGACCGCGGCGTGGTCTTCGCCATCGCGCACGTCCGGGGCGGCGGAGAGCTCGGCCGGCACTGGTACGACAACGGCAAGACGCTGACCAAGCGCAATACGTTCACCGACTTCGTTGCCGTCGCCGAGCACCTGGTCAAGGACGGCTGGACCCGGCCGGAGCGGATCGTCGCCCAGGGCGGCAGCGCCGGCGGCCTGCTGATGGGCGCGGTCGCCAACCTGGCGCCGCAGGCGTTCGGCGGCATCGTCGCGGAGGTGCCGTTCGTCGACGCGCTGACCACCATTCTCGACCCGTCCCTGCCGCTCACGGTGATCGAGTGGGAGGAGTGGGGCAACCCGCTCGAGGACGCCGAGGTCTACGAGTACATGAAGTCGTACTCGCCGTACGAGAACGTCACCGCGCAGCAGTACCCGCGGATCCTGGCGATCACCAGCCTGAACGACACCCGGGTCTTCTTCGTCGAGCCGGCCAAGTGGGTCGCCAAGCTGCGGGCCACCGCGACCGGTGACGTCGACATCTTGCTGAAGACCGAGATGGAAGCCGGTCACGGCGGCCGCAGCGGCCGGTACGACGCCTGGCGCGAGGTCGCCTTCACCCTCGCCTGGGAGTTGGACACCCTCGGCCTGGCCTGA
- a CDS encoding RICIN domain-containing protein: MSFHTITRSTVAVLAMTLGAGTALAGSAHAAPAGSPAKESVTAPAVDLPVGKPRQIVNRVQSKLCLTFAVTPSGIPTAVMLKCTSGKKGKIQQWTYTAEGQLMVSMSKGVGGDLPNGACLDTAADLAKPEGRAPLLVLPCRAGDGQKWEYNKETGALINKASGKALSSMIGVAKQARPTSTVPYTGAKDQKWRPGSIPANTPLSAIIELVNALLEALGLEMPDEYDTQGRELLKAVSGQVPVPDQLKQLPKQMVKAAG; this comes from the coding sequence TTGAGCTTTCACACCATCACCCGAAGCACTGTCGCCGTCCTGGCCATGACCCTGGGCGCCGGCACAGCGCTCGCGGGTTCGGCCCACGCCGCCCCGGCCGGCTCGCCGGCCAAGGAGTCGGTGACCGCGCCGGCCGTCGACCTGCCGGTCGGCAAGCCGCGCCAGATCGTCAACCGGGTCCAGTCGAAACTGTGCCTGACCTTCGCCGTCACGCCGAGCGGCATTCCGACCGCGGTGATGCTGAAGTGCACCAGCGGCAAGAAGGGCAAGATCCAGCAGTGGACCTACACCGCTGAGGGCCAGCTGATGGTGTCGATGTCGAAGGGCGTCGGTGGCGACCTTCCGAACGGCGCCTGCCTGGACACCGCGGCCGACCTGGCCAAGCCCGAGGGCCGGGCGCCGCTGCTGGTGCTGCCGTGCCGCGCCGGTGACGGCCAGAAGTGGGAGTACAACAAGGAGACTGGTGCGCTGATCAACAAGGCCAGCGGCAAGGCGCTGAGCTCGATGATCGGCGTCGCCAAGCAGGCCCGGCCGACCTCGACGGTGCCCTACACCGGCGCGAAGGACCAGAAGTGGCGGCCTGGTTCGATCCCGGCCAACACGCCGCTGTCGGCGATCATCGAGCTGGTGAACGCGCTGCTGGAGGCGCTCGGGCTGGAGATGCCGGACGAGTACGACACCCAGGGCCGTGAACTGCTGAAGGCGGTCAGCGGTCAGGTGCCGGTGCCGGACCAGCTCAAGCAGCTGCCGAAACAGATGGTGAAGGCGGCCGGCTGA
- a CDS encoding alpha/beta fold hydrolase — translation MRRVSSADGTQIALSETGDPAAPVLVCVHGYPDNARLWAPVAQRLADHFRVVTYDVRGAGDSDHPRGRAAYRLDRLEEDFTAVLDAVSPDQPVHLLAHDWGSIQSWHFVTSEALRGRIESFVSISGPSLDHAGYFFRSRRPVRDLVDQLVHSWYIFYFQLPWLPERGWRKGWALRVFGRLERSAGGSAPSPGERSLTDFVNGLELYRANLLPRLLRPRPRRTDIPVLAVSPDGDAFVTTPLQTDVARWAPNLSVQVVRGGHWLPRNDPGLVARLTLEHTRRVAGWQV, via the coding sequence ATGCGTCGGGTGAGCTCGGCCGACGGAACGCAGATCGCGCTCTCCGAGACCGGCGACCCGGCCGCGCCGGTGCTGGTCTGCGTGCACGGCTACCCGGACAACGCCCGGCTCTGGGCGCCGGTGGCGCAGCGGCTGGCCGACCACTTCCGGGTCGTCACGTACGACGTCCGCGGCGCGGGGGATTCGGATCACCCGCGCGGGCGGGCGGCGTACCGGTTGGACCGGCTGGAGGAGGACTTCACGGCCGTGCTGGACGCGGTGTCACCGGACCAGCCGGTGCACCTGCTCGCGCACGACTGGGGATCCATCCAGTCCTGGCACTTCGTCACCAGCGAGGCGTTGCGCGGCCGGATCGAGTCGTTCGTGTCGATCTCCGGTCCGTCGCTGGACCACGCGGGCTACTTCTTCCGCAGCCGCCGGCCGGTACGTGACCTGGTCGATCAGCTCGTGCACTCCTGGTACATCTTCTACTTCCAGCTGCCCTGGCTGCCCGAGCGCGGTTGGCGCAAGGGCTGGGCGCTGCGGGTGTTCGGGCGGTTGGAGCGCAGCGCCGGAGGAAGCGCTCCCTCGCCGGGAGAGCGCTCGCTGACCGATTTCGTGAACGGTCTGGAGCTCTACCGCGCCAACCTTCTCCCGCGCCTGCTGCGGCCGAGGCCGCGGCGTACCGACATCCCGGTGCTGGCGGTCTCGCCGGACGGCGACGCGTTCGTGACCACGCCGCTGCAGACCGACGTCGCGCGCTGGGCCCCGAACCTCAGCGTGCAGGTGGTCAGGGGCGGCCACTGGTTGCCCCGGAATGATCCCGGACTCGTCGCCCGGCTGACCCTCGAGCACACCCGCCGGGTGGCAGGCTGGCAGGTATGA
- a CDS encoding TetR/AcrR family transcriptional regulator, producing the protein MSPAAPPPEQREDRAPRLRPEARRAQILEAARRVLEADPHRDLSVELVAAEAKVSPALLFHYFGSKKNFQYAVIEAAASELMLRTAPDLSLPPDEQLEAGIRAFVRAVLEAPQLYRATLAMSAAGDPAVRALHSELRQVFSRWVIDALAQLGVEPTPKVELVCHGWQGYVEQILLTWIGNPAVSAEELEELCERSLSAVLTTL; encoded by the coding sequence ATGAGCCCCGCCGCGCCCCCTCCCGAGCAGCGCGAAGATCGCGCTCCCCGACTGCGGCCCGAAGCTCGGCGGGCCCAGATCCTCGAGGCGGCCCGCCGGGTGCTGGAAGCGGACCCGCACCGCGACCTGAGCGTCGAGCTGGTCGCGGCCGAGGCCAAGGTCTCCCCCGCCCTGCTGTTCCACTACTTCGGCTCGAAGAAGAACTTCCAGTACGCCGTGATCGAGGCCGCCGCCTCCGAGCTCATGCTCCGGACCGCGCCCGACCTGTCGCTGCCCCCCGACGAGCAACTCGAAGCCGGGATCCGCGCCTTCGTCCGGGCAGTCCTGGAAGCGCCTCAGCTCTACCGGGCAACGCTCGCGATGTCCGCGGCCGGCGATCCCGCCGTCCGCGCGCTGCACTCGGAACTGCGGCAGGTGTTCAGCAGGTGGGTGATCGATGCGCTGGCGCAGCTCGGCGTCGAGCCGACACCGAAGGTCGAGCTGGTCTGCCACGGCTGGCAGGGCTACGTGGAGCAGATCTTGCTCACCTGGATCGGCAACCCGGCGGTCAGCGCCGAGGAACTCGAGGAGCTCTGTGAGAGATCGCTCTCCGCCGTTCTCACCACCCTCTGA
- a CDS encoding saccharopine dehydrogenase family protein has translation MTSDRRYDVVLLGATGFTGALTAQYLAKHAPTDLKWALAGRNQAKLESVRSDLGVDVDLLSADVEEPESLRAVAESARIVVTTVGPYLRYGEPLVAACAEAGTDYLDLTGESEFVDRMYVKYHARAVQTGARLIHCCGFDSIPYDLGVQYTVEQLPRRVPIKVEGLVRAGGKPSGGTFQTVITALSRSKQNVDAHRARRRAEQRPGHRSVKLSRERIHRSQGFWAVPLPTVDPQVVRHSALLLDEYGPAFTYSHNAAVKRLPMVAGGIAGMGLLAVAAQIPPARNALLNRIKAGDGPSAERRAKSWFKVRFVGAGGGKRVITEVAGGDPGYEETAKMLGECALSLALDNLPTTAGQVTTAAAMGPALRDRLVAAGITFRVISTEDY, from the coding sequence ATGACCTCGGACCGTCGGTACGACGTCGTCCTGCTCGGCGCGACCGGGTTCACCGGGGCGCTGACCGCGCAGTACCTGGCGAAGCACGCGCCAACGGATCTCAAGTGGGCGCTGGCCGGCCGGAACCAGGCCAAGCTGGAGTCCGTGAGGTCGGACCTCGGAGTCGACGTGGACCTGCTGTCCGCCGACGTCGAGGAGCCGGAGTCGCTGAGAGCGGTTGCCGAGTCGGCCCGGATCGTCGTCACCACCGTCGGCCCCTACCTGAGGTACGGCGAGCCGCTGGTCGCCGCGTGCGCCGAGGCCGGCACCGACTACCTCGATCTGACCGGCGAGTCCGAGTTCGTCGACCGGATGTACGTCAAGTACCACGCGCGGGCGGTGCAGACCGGCGCGCGGCTGATCCACTGCTGCGGGTTCGACTCGATCCCGTACGACCTGGGCGTGCAGTACACGGTCGAGCAGCTTCCGCGGCGGGTGCCGATCAAGGTCGAGGGCCTGGTCCGGGCCGGCGGCAAGCCGTCGGGCGGGACGTTCCAGACCGTGATCACCGCGCTCTCCCGGAGCAAGCAGAACGTCGACGCGCACCGTGCCCGCCGCCGGGCCGAGCAGCGCCCCGGCCATCGCTCCGTCAAGCTGTCGAGGGAACGGATACACCGCTCTCAGGGCTTCTGGGCCGTCCCGCTGCCGACGGTGGACCCGCAGGTCGTCCGGCACTCCGCGCTGCTGCTCGACGAGTACGGGCCTGCCTTCACCTACTCGCACAACGCCGCCGTCAAGCGGTTGCCGATGGTTGCCGGAGGCATCGCCGGAATGGGGCTGCTGGCCGTCGCCGCGCAGATCCCGCCGGCCCGGAACGCGTTGCTGAACCGGATCAAGGCCGGCGACGGCCCGTCCGCTGAGCGTCGCGCGAAGTCCTGGTTCAAGGTCCGGTTCGTCGGCGCTGGCGGCGGCAAGCGGGTGATCACCGAGGTCGCGGGTGGCGATCCCGGCTACGAGGAGACCGCGAAGATGCTGGGCGAGTGCGCGCTCTCCCTGGCGCTCGACAACCTGCCGACGACCGCCGGCCAGGTCACCACGGCGGCCGCGATGGGCCCGGCGCTGCGCGACCGCCTGGTCGCGGCTGGGATCACGTTCCGGGTGATCAGCACCGAGGACTACTGA
- a CDS encoding YccF domain-containing protein: protein MRTLLNLIWLVLAGFWLACGYVLAGLICCILIVTIPFGIASFRIAGFALWPFGRTMVDRRGAGAGSVLGNVIWVLLAGWWLALGHLVTGIALCVSIIGIPLGLANFKLIPISLLPLGKEIVSTDEAFGTR, encoded by the coding sequence ATGAGAACGCTCCTGAACCTGATCTGGCTCGTGCTGGCCGGATTCTGGCTGGCGTGCGGCTACGTGCTCGCCGGGCTGATCTGCTGCATCCTGATCGTCACCATCCCGTTCGGCATCGCGTCGTTCCGGATCGCCGGCTTCGCGCTGTGGCCGTTCGGCCGGACCATGGTCGACCGCCGCGGCGCCGGCGCTGGTTCGGTGCTCGGCAACGTGATCTGGGTGCTCCTGGCCGGCTGGTGGCTCGCGCTCGGCCACCTGGTCACCGGGATCGCGCTCTGCGTCAGCATCATCGGCATTCCGCTCGGCCTGGCCAACTTCAAGTTGATCCCGATCTCGCTGCTGCCGCTCGGCAAGGAGATCGTCTCCACCGACGAGGCCTTCGGCACCCGATGA
- a CDS encoding HAD family hydrolase: MTKPNLGPIDTVLFDWGGTLATWRDIDLYAVWRSVATLIDEARADDLAAKLVAAEEAAWLRSRDEHVSSTLEDVCLLADVVMTPAALAEYERLWHPHTELDPDAIDLLTDLRNRGYRIGVLSNTIWSRQRHEQIFARDGVLDLIDGAVYTSEVPWTKPHPEAFLAAMRAAGGTEPARCVFVGDRLFDDVWGAQNVGMRAVHVPHSAIPANQIGHTEGIPDATVHRLAELSSVLESWK; the protein is encoded by the coding sequence GTGACGAAACCGAACCTTGGACCCATCGACACCGTCCTGTTCGACTGGGGCGGCACCCTGGCCACCTGGCGCGACATCGACCTGTACGCCGTGTGGCGGTCGGTGGCCACGCTGATCGACGAGGCGCGGGCCGACGACCTCGCCGCCAAGCTGGTCGCTGCCGAGGAGGCGGCCTGGCTCCGGTCCCGGGACGAGCACGTGAGCAGCACCCTGGAGGACGTCTGCCTGCTGGCCGACGTGGTGATGACACCGGCCGCGTTGGCGGAGTACGAGCGGCTGTGGCACCCGCACACCGAGCTCGACCCGGATGCGATCGACCTGCTGACCGACCTGCGGAACCGCGGCTACCGGATCGGCGTGCTGTCGAACACCATCTGGTCGCGGCAGCGGCACGAGCAGATCTTCGCCCGGGACGGGGTGCTCGACCTGATCGACGGCGCCGTCTACACCAGCGAGGTTCCGTGGACGAAGCCGCACCCGGAGGCGTTCCTGGCCGCCATGCGGGCGGCCGGCGGCACTGAGCCGGCGCGCTGCGTCTTCGTCGGTGACCGGCTCTTCGACGACGTATGGGGTGCGCAGAACGTCGGAATGCGGGCGGTGCACGTTCCGCACAGTGCCATCCCGGCGAATCAGATCGGCCACACCGAAGGCATCCCGGACGCCACCGTCCACCGCCTCGCGGAGCTGTCCTCCGTACTGGAGAGCTGGAAGTAG
- a CDS encoding sigma-70 family RNA polymerase sigma factor, with translation MARMARVRSTDEGIDGKDSVGLYLEEIARTPLLTAEEEVELAETVEAGLLAEQLLAEGRVGRKKGGAPKYATEEELEWLAAEGQRAQQRFVTANLRLVVSIARRYGRSQMPLLDLVQEGNTGLIRAVEKFDYRKGFKFSTYATWWVRQAITRGIAQQARVVRLPVHVVEQLNQIGSARRTLERKLGREPEIDEIAAELDLDEERVTELIRIGRDHISLDNPIDDEGETSLGDLIAAETAPGPDQLVADASDRSGLFSLVDQLDPRSADVIRRRYGLHDGRQAKLADIGAVHGISAERVRQIEREALGRLRLLADPTLAA, from the coding sequence GTGGCTCGCATGGCTCGTGTCCGGTCCACGGACGAAGGTATCGACGGCAAGGACAGCGTCGGTCTCTACCTCGAAGAGATCGCACGTACTCCGTTGCTGACGGCGGAAGAAGAGGTCGAGCTCGCTGAGACGGTCGAGGCAGGACTCCTGGCGGAGCAGCTCTTGGCCGAGGGGCGGGTGGGACGCAAGAAGGGCGGAGCGCCCAAGTACGCGACCGAGGAGGAGCTCGAGTGGCTGGCCGCGGAAGGTCAGCGCGCGCAGCAGCGGTTCGTCACGGCCAACCTGCGGCTGGTGGTTTCGATCGCCCGCCGGTACGGACGCTCGCAGATGCCGCTGCTGGACCTGGTCCAGGAGGGCAACACGGGCCTGATCCGCGCGGTGGAGAAGTTCGACTACCGCAAGGGCTTCAAGTTCTCGACGTACGCCACGTGGTGGGTGCGGCAGGCCATCACCCGCGGAATCGCGCAGCAGGCCCGGGTGGTCCGGCTGCCGGTGCACGTGGTGGAGCAGCTGAACCAGATCGGCTCGGCCCGGCGGACGCTGGAGCGCAAGCTCGGGCGTGAGCCGGAGATCGACGAGATCGCGGCGGAGCTGGACCTGGACGAGGAGCGGGTCACCGAACTGATCCGTATCGGCCGGGACCACATCAGCCTGGACAACCCGATCGACGACGAGGGCGAGACCTCGCTGGGTGACCTGATCGCGGCGGAGACGGCGCCGGGTCCGGACCAGCTGGTCGCGGACGCCTCCGACCGGTCCGGACTGTTCAGCCTGGTCGACCAGCTCGACCCGCGGTCGGCGGACGTGATCCGGCGCCGCTACGGGCTGCACGACGGCCGGCAGGCCAAGCTCGCCGACATCGGCGCGGTGCACGGCATCTCCGCCGAGCGGGTCCGGCAGATCGAGCGCGAGGCGCTGGGCCGCCTGCGGCTGCTCGCCGACCCGACGCTCGCAGCCTAG